The following are from one region of the Salvia splendens isolate huo1 chromosome 2, SspV2, whole genome shotgun sequence genome:
- the LOC121770203 gene encoding uncharacterized protein LOC121770203 isoform X1, with protein MDTKSIFLGFVALLWLLRPIVSQLSIPPVLDGFRYGEASAAGKEENEVLIEAFYDPVCPDSRDSWPPLKQAVEEFSSRVRLVVHTFPLPYHDNSFATSKALHIANKINSSTTFHVLEAFFHHQQELFYGKVTFNKSKAAVRERIVDFTAKTLGSSSYRSAVKSGFNDTSIDNENRYAFKYGCVRGVYATPFFFVNGFPLADTGSALNYEGWRRVLDPLISKEGRNRQRHAHSL; from the exons ATGGATACCAAGTCAATATTTCTCGGATTTGTGGCGCTGTTGTGGTTGTTGCGCCCAATTGTTAGCCAGTTGTCGATACCGCCGGTGCTGGACGGATTCCGCTACGGCGAGGCGTCGGCGGCGGGAAAGGAGGAGAATGAGGTATTGATTGAGGCATTTTACGACCCTGTTTGCCCCGATAGCCGCGATTCGTGGCCGCCGCTTAAGCAAGCCGTTGAGGAGTTCTCCTCTCGCGTTAGGCTCGTCGTCCACACCTTCCCTTTGCC TTACCATGACAATTCATTTGCCACTTCGAAGGCTCTGCATATAGCTAATAAGATCAACTCTTCAACAACATTCCATGTATTGGAAGCCTTTTTCCACCATCAG CAGGAGCTATTTTATGGGAAGGTAACATTTAACAAGTCTAAAGCAGCTGTCAGGGAGCGTATAGTGGACTTCACAGCAAAGACACTTGGATCTTCGTCGTATCGTTCTGCAGTCAAATCCGGCTTCAACGACACCAGCATCGATAATGAAAACAGATATGCTTTCAAG TATGGTTGCGTACGAGGTGTATATGCGACGCCGTTTTTCTTCGTGAACGGATTTCCGTTGGCCGACACAGGATCGGCACTGAACTATGAAGGATGGAGAAGAGTGCTGGATCCTTTAATTAGCAAAGAGGGTAGAAACAGGCAGCGGCACGCACATTCCTTATAA
- the LOC121770203 gene encoding uncharacterized protein LOC121770203 isoform X2 — protein MDTKSIFLGFVALLWLLRPIVSQLSIPPVLDGFRYGEASAAGKEENEVLIEAFYDPVCPDSRDSWPPLKQAVEEFSSRVRLVVHTFPLPYHDNSFATSKALHIANKINSSTTFHVLEAFFHHQELFYGKVTFNKSKAAVRERIVDFTAKTLGSSSYRSAVKSGFNDTSIDNENRYAFKYGCVRGVYATPFFFVNGFPLADTGSALNYEGWRRVLDPLISKEGRNRQRHAHSL, from the exons ATGGATACCAAGTCAATATTTCTCGGATTTGTGGCGCTGTTGTGGTTGTTGCGCCCAATTGTTAGCCAGTTGTCGATACCGCCGGTGCTGGACGGATTCCGCTACGGCGAGGCGTCGGCGGCGGGAAAGGAGGAGAATGAGGTATTGATTGAGGCATTTTACGACCCTGTTTGCCCCGATAGCCGCGATTCGTGGCCGCCGCTTAAGCAAGCCGTTGAGGAGTTCTCCTCTCGCGTTAGGCTCGTCGTCCACACCTTCCCTTTGCC TTACCATGACAATTCATTTGCCACTTCGAAGGCTCTGCATATAGCTAATAAGATCAACTCTTCAACAACATTCCATGTATTGGAAGCCTTTTTCCACCATCAG GAGCTATTTTATGGGAAGGTAACATTTAACAAGTCTAAAGCAGCTGTCAGGGAGCGTATAGTGGACTTCACAGCAAAGACACTTGGATCTTCGTCGTATCGTTCTGCAGTCAAATCCGGCTTCAACGACACCAGCATCGATAATGAAAACAGATATGCTTTCAAG TATGGTTGCGTACGAGGTGTATATGCGACGCCGTTTTTCTTCGTGAACGGATTTCCGTTGGCCGACACAGGATCGGCACTGAACTATGAAGGATGGAGAAGAGTGCTGGATCCTTTAATTAGCAAAGAGGGTAGAAACAGGCAGCGGCACGCACATTCCTTATAA
- the LOC121768607 gene encoding 8-hydroxygeraniol dehydrogenase-like: MSKSVNAVGWAARDPSGVLSPFKFSRPAAAPRDVHFKVLYCGICHSDLHTIKNEWGNAHYPVVPGHEIVGVVTAVGPSVTKFSPGDKVGVGCLVNSCRNCDQCAAHLQNYCPNLVLTYNTVLPDASVTYGGYSDVMGADEDFLIRWPDNLPMDKGAPLLCAGITTYSPLRYFGLDQPGLSLGVVGLGGLGHVAVKLAKAFGLNVTVISTSDGKREEALGKLGADAFLISRDAAGMETAAGTLDGIIDTVSAQHALPPLLGLLKPHGKLILVGAPEKPLELPAFPLIMGRKTVAGSMIGGIKETQEMIDFAAKHGIVADVEIIPIDYVNTAMERLAKADVKYRFVIDVGNTLKAE, translated from the coding sequence ATGTCGAAATCCGTGAACGCCGTGGGCTGGGCCGCCCGAGACCCCTCCGGCGTCCTCTCCCCCTTCAAATTCTCCCGCCCCGCCGCCGCCCCCCGCGACGTCCACTTCAAGGTCCTCTACTGCGGCATCTGCCACTCCGACCTCCACACCATCAAGAACGAGTGGGGCAACGCCCACTACCCCGTCGTCCCCGGCCACGAGATCGTCGGCGTCGTCACCGCCGTCGGCCCCTCCGTCACCAAGTTCTCCCCCGGCGACAAGGTCGGCGTCGGCTGCCTCGTCAACTCCTGCCGCAATTGCGACCAATGCGCCGCCCACCTCCAGAACTACTGCCCTAATCTAGTCCTCACCTACAACACCGTCCTCCCCGACGCCTCCGTCACCTACGGCGGCTACTCCGACGTCATGGGCGCGGACGAGGACTTCCTCATCCGCTGGCCCGACAACCTCCCCATGGACAAGGGCGCCCCGCTATTATGCGCCGGGATCACCACCTACAGCCCGCTCCGCTACTTCGGGTTGGACCAACCCGGCCTCAGCTTAGGCGTAGTCGGGTTGGGCGGGCTGGGACACGTGGCGGTGAAGTTGGCAAAGGCGTTCGGTCTTAACGTGACAGTCATCAGCACCTCGGATGGGAAGCGGGAGGAGGCGCTGGGGAAGCTCGGCGCCGACGCGTTCCTGATCAGCAGGGACGCGGCGGGGATGGAGACGGCAGCGGGGACGCTGGACGGGATCATCGACACGGTCTCCGCGCAGCACGCGCTGCCGCCGCTGCTCGGCTTGCTGAAGCCGCATGGGAAGCTGATTTTGGTCGGCGCGCCGGAGAAGCCGCTGGAGCTGCCGGCGTTTCCGCTCATTATGGGGCGGAAGACGGTGGCGGGGAGCATGATCGGCGGGATCAAGGAGACGCAGGAGATGATTGATTTCGCGGCCAAGCATGGTATAGTGGCGGACGTGGAGATTATCCCGATTGATTACGTGAACACGGCCATGGAGCGGCTCGCGAAAGCCGACGTCAAGTATCGGTTTGTGATCGATGTTGGGAATACTCTCAAAGCGGAGTGA
- the LOC121793112 gene encoding E3 ubiquitin-protein ligase ATL23-like: MSAIFVVYMCLLCYSARASSDEAGPAKHWQKRGLSASDLQKLATVSGKDLVLATDCAICLDEIEAEQPARMVPGCNHGFHLKCADAWLSKNPICPLCRAKLSPHLFNSNLSQITQC; this comes from the coding sequence ATGAGCGCCATTTTCGTGGTGTACATGTGTTTGCTGTGCTATTCTGCGCGTGCAAGCAGCGACGAGGCTGGGCCGGCGAAGCACTGGCAAAAGAGGGGCCTCTCCGCCTCCGATCTCCAGAAACTGGCGACGGTGAGCGGCAAAGATCTGGTGCTGGCCACCGACTGCGCCATCTGCTTGGACGAAATCGAGGCCGAGCAACCGGCTAGGATGGTTCCCGGTTGCAATCACGGCTTTCATCTAAAATGCGCCGACGCCTGGCTCTCCAAAAACCCCATTTGCCCTCTTTGCAGAGCCAAACTCTCCCCTCACCTATTCAATTCCAATCTCTCTCAAATCACTCAATGCTGA
- the LOC121782282 gene encoding pentatricopeptide repeat-containing protein At1g20230-like, translated as MRMLSLQSLSWSLLINPRSPSSLRQLRATAHAYSHPSSNSDDLSEPSPARPSNYSGVKIEEKVALDSGKLRLDSWIASRINGISRARVQSSIRSGLVSVNGRVINKASHMVRLGDMVDCTIAELQPLRAEPEDIPLDIVYEDEHVIVVNKPAHLVVHPAPGNATGTLVNGILHHCRLSTVSFNPESLPEVDDDSGDEISALSLDGGIGFGLPEASVRPGIVHRLDKGTSGLLVIGKDEHSHSHLSEQFKKRTIKRVYVSLTCGVPTPLSGRVDVPVGRDVNNRIRMIATPGSATQGRARHAVSGWNMTSILNSKASFHSNPLYPISDCNDTYGPSLGQKNIFSGVKTEDNIQSNSRKSVLDYCGSANINLTSEDTAHSRTYPDPLQLLSGSTRLSLSHAKQIHAQLLRTSLYDSPHYRTKLLLHYSKHVQFSNTKNLLHCLRLDLFSFTTLINASSKDNDFKTTLHLFHQMLIAGLYPDSHLLPSVVKACAGLLAPRIGRQVHGFSLASGLSWDPFVESSLIHFYIKCDDLVSAHKVFDNMVGSDVVSWSALAAGYARKGDVVNAKKVFNEVKNLGFEPNIVSWNGMIAGFNQSGCFLQAVSMFQQMHYHGFTPDGTGISSVLPAVGDLGYLNAGKQVHGLVIKTGFGVDKCIVSALIDMYSKCGCPQEMLHAFEDTDQVDVGACNAFIAGLTRHGLVDKALLVFKEHRARGMELNVVSWTSVIACCSQHGKDIEALELFREMQAAGVKPNAVTIPCLLPACGNIAALMHGKAAHCFSLRRYITDDVYVASALIDMYANCGKIKEARCCFDRMPARNLVCWNAMLGGYAMHGKAKEAIQIFFWLQKSGQKPDSVSFTSLLSACSQSGLTEEGYQYFESMSKDHGVEPRIEHYACIVSLLGRAGKLEEAYSLITKMPYDPDACVWGALLSSCRLHHNMSLGEVAAAKLFELEPVNPGNYILLSNIYASKGKWKDVDKVRDIMREKGLKKNPGCSWIEVKNKVHMILAGDKSLPQMAQILDRLAKFSAEMKRAGCLPKTDWVLQDVEEQEKEHILCGHSEKLAVIFGILNTAEGSSLRVTKNLRICGDCHAVIKFISRSERREIFVRDTNRYHHFKDGECSCQDYW; from the exons ATGAGAATGCTGTCCCTTCAATCCTTGTCTTGGTCCCTACTCATAAACCCTAGAAGCCCTTCTTCTCTTCGGCAACTCAGAGCCACAGCTCATGCTTATTCTCATCCCAGTTCCAACTCAGATGACCTCAGCGAGCCCTCTCCCGCCCGCCCCAGCAACTATTCCGGCGTCAAAATTGAGGAGAAGGTGGCATTGGATTCCGGGAAGCTTCGGCTGGACTCATGGATTGCTTCCCGAATTAACGGCATCAGCAGAGCCAGAGTCCAGTCCAGCATTCGCTCTGGATTGGTGTCTGTCAATGGCCGCGTCATCAATAAG GCCTCGCATATGGTGAGATTGGGGGACATGGTGGATTGTACGATAGCCGAGTTGCAGCCTCTGAGGGCTGAACCCGAGGATATTCCGTTGGACATAGTGTACGAAGACGAGCATGTGATTGTTGTCAACAAGCCTGCTCACTTG GTTGTCCATCCAGCACCCGGAAATGCAACTGGAACATTAGTTAATGGAATTCTTCACCATTGTAGGCTTTCTACTGTAAGTTTCAATCCAGAATCTTTACCTGAGGTTGATGATGACTCGGGGGATGAGATTAGTGCATTATCTTTAGATGGAGGTATTGGTTTTGGCCTGCCCGAGGCCTCTGTACGTCCTGGAATTGTGCATAGATTAGATAAAGGGACCAGTGGGTTGCTTGTCATTGGGAAG GATGAACATTCTCATTCCCATCTTTCTGAACAGTTCAAGAAACGGACTATAAAGAGAGTTTACGTTAGTCTTACTTGTGGAGTGCCGACACCACTCTCTGGGCGTGTTGATGTACCAGTAGGCCGTGATGTGAATAACAGGATTCGTATGATAGCTACTCCTGGATCTGCTACCCAGGGACGAGCCCGTCATGCTGTTAGTGG TTGGAATATGACATCTATTTTAAATAGTAAAGCATCATTTCACAGTAACCCTTTATATCCAATATCTGACTGCAATGACACCTATGGACCTTCTCTTGGccagaaaaatattttttctggTGTCAAAACTGAGGATAACATTCAATCAAACAGCAGAAAGTCGGTACTTGATTATTGTGGTTCCGCAAACATCAATTTGACTAGTGAAGATACAGCTCATTCAAGAACTTACCCAGACCCACTACAACTGCTAAGTGGAAGTACCAGACTATCACTTTCTCATGCAAAGCAAATTCATGCCCAACTCCTCAGAACAAGTCTGTATGATTCTCCTCATTATAGAACAAAGCTCCTCTTGCACTACTCCAAACACGTTCAGTTTTCTAACACCAAGAACCTTCTCCACTGCTTGAGGCTAGATCTCTTCTCATTCACTACCCTCATAAATGCATCCTCCAAAGATAATGATTTTAAGACAACTCTTCATTTATTTCATCAAATGCTTATTGCTGGGCTTTACCCAGATTCCCATCTTTTGCCAAGTGTTGTCAAGGCGTGTGCTGGTTTATTGGCTCCTAGAATTGGAAGGCAAGTCCATGGGTTCTCTTTAGCATCTGGGCTCTCTTGGGATCCTTTCGTGGAGTCTTccttaattcatttttatataaaatgtgaTGATTTAGTTAGTGCCCACAAGGTGTTTGATAACATGGTGGGGAGTGATGTTGTTTCTTGGAGCGCATTGGCTGCTGGTTATGCAAGGAAAGGTGATGTAGTTAATGCAAAAAAGGTTTTTAACGAGGTTAAAAATCTTGGTTTTGAACCAAATATTGTGTCTTGGAATGGTATGATCGCGGGTTTCAATCAAAGTGGGTGTTTCCTCCAGGCAGTTTCAATGTTTCAACAGATGCATTATCATGGTTTTACACCGGATGGAACTGGAATTTCTAGTGTTCTTCCTGCAGTAGGTGACTTGGGCTATTTAAATGCAGGCAAACAAGTTCATGGACTTGTAATCAAGACTGGTTTTGGTGTAGATAAGTGTATTGTAAGTGCACTTATTGACATGTATAGCAAGTGTGGGTGTCCTCAAGAGATGTTACATGCATTTGAGGATACAGATCAAGTGGATGTTGGCGCCTGCAATGCTTTCATAGCAGGCCTCACTCGACATGGTCTTGTTGACAAAGCACTGCTGGTGTTTAAAGAACACAGGGCCCGTGGAATGGAATTGAATGTTGTTTCATGGACGTCAGTAATAGCTTGTTGCTCACAGCACGGTAAAGATATTGAGGCTTTGGAGCTTTTCAGAGAAATGCAGGCTGCTGGTGTCAAACCAAATGCAGTGACCATTCCTTGCTTGCTTCCTGCTTGTGGGAATATCGCAGCACTTATGCATGGGAAGGCTGCACACTGCTTTTCTCTCAGAAGGTACATTACAGATGATGTTTATGTAGCCAGTGCACTGATAGATATGTATGCCAATTGTGGAAAGATCAAAGAAGCTCGATGTTGCTTTGATAGGATGCCTGCCCGTAATTTGGTTTGCTGGAATGCTATGCTGGGCGGATATGCAATGCATGGAAAGGCAAAGGAAGCCATCCAAATTTTTTTCTGGCTGCAGAAGAGTGGACAGAAACCGGATTCTGTTAGTTTCACGAGTCTCCTATCTGCATGTAGTCAAAGTGGCCTTACAGAAGAAGGGTATCAATACTTTGAAAGCATGTCCAAAGATCATGGTGTAGAACCTAGAATAGAGCATTATGCTTGTATTGTGAGTCTGCTTGGTCGTGCAGGCAAGCTTGAAGAAGCCTACTCCCTGATTACAAAAATGCCATATGACCCTGATGCTTGTGTTTGGGGTGCATTGTTAAGTTCCTGTAGACTTCATCATAATATGAGCTTGGGTGAGGTAGCGGCTGCTAAATTGTTTGAATTAGAACCCGTGAATCCTGGAAACTACATTCTGCTGTCGAATATTTATGCTTCTAagggaaaatggaaagatgTAGATAAAGTCAGAGATATAATGAGGGAGAAGGGACTAAAGAAGAATCCTGGCTGCAGTTGGATTGAGGTCAAGAACAAAGTACACATGATTTTGGCAGGTGACAAATCACTTCCTCAAATGGCTCAAATCCTGGATAGATTAGCTAAATTTAGTGCAGAAATGAAGAGAGCAGGTTGCTTGCCAAAAACGG